In Rhabdothermincola sediminis, a single genomic region encodes these proteins:
- a CDS encoding hemolysin family protein: protein MLIVANGVFVAAEFALVAVDRSRIDRQAEAGSRRARSVRALLRRLSFHLAGAQLGITVTSLVIGFLAEPVLAEVLRPVLEPIVGARAVRGLAVTVGFVLATIVQMIVGELMPKGLAIAHPERTSRVLAPFLTAYGTVFGPLIRALNGAANWTVRRLGMEPREELSRVRTLSEFELLVAASEQEGTLAGSASTLLTRSIRFGRKTAADALVPRTSVRAIPLDGTVADLVAASAETGHSRFPVYGADLDDIRGVVHVRAAHTVPQSRRATTGVGSLMTDVLTVPESRELEDVLFDMRSRRQHLAVVVDEYGGTAGIITLEDIIEEIVGEIDDEYDTVTPRLTRVRGPGEWVLSGTLHRDEVYDATGLEVPEGSFDTLAGFVLDRLGHIPEVGEQLSWDGWTLTVVAMDRRRIAEVAVVGPGEEPQPEGPGRR, encoded by the coding sequence TTGCTGATCGTCGCCAACGGGGTGTTCGTCGCGGCCGAGTTCGCCCTGGTGGCCGTGGACCGGAGCCGGATCGACCGCCAAGCTGAGGCCGGCAGTCGGCGGGCCCGGTCGGTGCGGGCCCTGTTGCGGCGGCTGTCGTTCCATCTGGCGGGCGCCCAGCTCGGGATCACGGTGACGTCGCTGGTGATCGGCTTCCTCGCCGAGCCGGTGCTCGCCGAGGTGCTGCGGCCGGTGCTGGAACCGATCGTGGGCGCCCGAGCGGTCCGCGGGCTGGCCGTCACCGTCGGCTTCGTACTGGCCACCATCGTCCAGATGATCGTCGGCGAGCTCATGCCGAAGGGTCTCGCCATCGCGCACCCCGAGCGCACCAGCCGGGTGCTCGCACCGTTCCTCACGGCGTACGGCACCGTGTTCGGACCGCTGATCCGGGCCCTCAACGGGGCGGCCAACTGGACCGTGCGGCGTCTGGGCATGGAGCCCCGTGAGGAGCTCTCGCGGGTCCGCACCCTCTCGGAGTTCGAGCTGCTGGTGGCGGCGTCCGAGCAGGAGGGCACGCTCGCCGGCTCGGCGTCGACGCTGCTCACCAGGTCGATCCGGTTCGGTCGCAAGACCGCGGCCGACGCGCTGGTGCCACGGACCTCGGTGCGGGCCATCCCGCTCGACGGCACGGTCGCGGACCTGGTGGCCGCGTCGGCCGAGACCGGGCATTCGCGCTTCCCGGTCTACGGCGCGGACCTCGACGACATCCGGGGCGTGGTGCACGTGCGTGCCGCTCACACCGTCCCCCAGTCCCGGCGGGCGACCACGGGCGTGGGCTCGCTGATGACTGACGTGCTCACCGTGCCGGAGAGCCGGGAGCTCGAGGACGTCCTGTTCGACATGCGCTCCCGCCGCCAGCACCTCGCGGTGGTGGTCGACGAGTACGGCGGGACGGCAGGGATCATCACCCTCGAGGACATCATCGAGGAGATCGTCGGCGAGATCGACGACGAGTACGACACCGTCACCCCGCGCCTCACCCGCGTGCGCGGTCCGGGAGAGTGGGTCCTGTCGGGGACGCTGCACCGCGACGAGGTCTACGACGCCACCGGCCTCGAGGTGCCCGAGGGAAGCTTCGACACGCTCGCCGGCTTCGTGCTCGACCGGTTGGGCCACATCCCCGAGGTGGGCGAGCAGTTGAGCTGGGACGGCTGGACCCTGACCGTCGTGGCCATGGACCGCCGGCGGATCGCCGAGGTGGCCGTCGTGGGACCCGGCGAGGAACCCCAGCCGGAAGGGCCGGGGAGGCGATGA
- a CDS encoding ABC transporter ATP-binding protein has translation MSAPRAGQDPTVELRSVSLVRGAQVILDGVDWVVQSGERWVVLGPNGSGKTSLLRIASLWLHPTSGQVRVFGHQLGRTDVRRLRGRIGVASAGSADQLRPSLTALEVVMTGRYAALEPWWHTYDDADRTRAAELLDRMGVGARTAHGLGSLSSGERQRVLLARALMAEPDLVLLDEPTAGLDLPGREELVASLDDLAADPSTPPTVLVTHHVEEIPPCFTHALLLSAGRVQACGAIREVLTAEALSACMRMAVQLDRDPTSGRLSARARREPAGKARAGARASPAGS, from the coding sequence ATGAGCGCTCCACGGGCCGGGCAGGATCCGACAGTCGAATTGCGGAGCGTGTCGCTGGTCCGCGGCGCACAGGTGATCCTCGATGGCGTCGACTGGGTCGTGCAGTCCGGTGAGCGATGGGTGGTGCTCGGCCCGAACGGCTCCGGCAAGACCTCGCTGCTGCGCATCGCGTCGCTGTGGTTGCATCCCACGAGCGGGCAGGTGCGGGTGTTCGGCCACCAGCTCGGACGGACCGACGTCCGGCGTCTGCGGGGTCGCATCGGTGTGGCCAGTGCCGGCTCGGCCGATCAACTGCGCCCGAGCCTCACCGCGCTCGAGGTGGTGATGACCGGGCGGTACGCCGCCCTCGAGCCGTGGTGGCACACCTACGATGACGCCGACCGGACGCGAGCCGCCGAGCTGCTCGACCGGATGGGGGTGGGCGCGAGGACGGCCCACGGGCTGGGCTCCCTCTCGTCCGGTGAGCGCCAGCGGGTGCTGCTGGCCCGCGCGCTGATGGCCGAGCCGGATCTGGTCCTGCTCGACGAGCCGACCGCGGGTCTGGACCTGCCGGGTCGGGAGGAGCTGGTGGCCAGCCTCGATGACCTGGCGGCCGATCCCTCGACGCCGCCGACGGTGCTGGTCACCCACCACGTGGAGGAGATCCCGCCCTGTTTCACCCATGCGCTGCTGCTCTCCGCCGGTCGGGTGCAGGCGTGCGGTGCGATCCGGGAGGTGCTCACGGCTGAGGCGCTCTCGGCCTGTATGCGGATGGCGGTGCAGCTCGACCGTGATCCGACCTCGGGCCGGTTGAGCGCCCGCGCCCGACGCGAACCGGCAGGCAAAGCGCGTGCGGGAGCACGCGCCTCGCCTGCCGGTTCATGA
- a CDS encoding hemolysin family protein yields the protein MKVWPFAAAVALLFANGFFVAVEFAVVGSRRTKLQELAAAGDRRAERAMAALTDLNRELGGAQLGITMASLGLGVVAEPAVAELITPLVEITGASEALAHSIALGIALVIVVFFHLVVGEMVPKNVAIVDPERTLLRLAPLDRAYLFLFGPIVAVLTALANGGLRLMGVRTRRELAVGHTAEELALMVATSREEGVIEDFAADLMAGVLDFGGRDVSAVMVPRERIATISIGTSVAEAERVVLERGHSRLLVTGRDLDDVRGFIHAKDLLTVPAEAASRPVPLRLVRRMLDVPCDRSLEDLLLGMRRARVHVAVVRDPDGRTAGLVTLEDLVEELVGDILDESDRPSSKRS from the coding sequence ATGAAGGTCTGGCCTTTCGCCGCGGCGGTGGCCCTGCTGTTCGCCAACGGCTTCTTCGTGGCGGTGGAGTTCGCGGTGGTCGGCTCCCGCCGCACCAAGCTCCAGGAGCTGGCCGCGGCCGGGGATCGCCGGGCCGAGCGTGCCATGGCGGCGCTCACCGACCTCAACCGGGAGCTCGGCGGCGCCCAGCTCGGCATCACCATGGCGTCGCTCGGGCTCGGCGTGGTGGCCGAACCAGCGGTGGCCGAGCTGATCACGCCCCTGGTGGAGATCACCGGTGCCTCCGAAGCGCTCGCCCACTCCATCGCCTTGGGGATCGCGCTGGTGATCGTGGTCTTCTTCCATCTGGTGGTGGGGGAGATGGTGCCGAAGAACGTGGCCATCGTCGATCCCGAGCGCACCTTGCTCCGACTCGCCCCGCTCGACCGGGCGTACCTGTTCCTGTTCGGTCCGATCGTGGCCGTGCTGACCGCGCTGGCCAATGGCGGCCTGCGCCTGATGGGGGTGCGGACGCGCCGTGAGCTGGCGGTCGGTCACACCGCCGAGGAGCTGGCACTCATGGTCGCCACCTCACGGGAGGAAGGCGTGATCGAGGACTTCGCCGCCGACCTCATGGCTGGGGTGCTCGATTTCGGGGGTCGTGACGTCTCGGCGGTGATGGTGCCCCGGGAGCGGATCGCGACGATCTCGATCGGCACCAGCGTGGCCGAGGCCGAGCGGGTGGTGCTCGAGCGCGGCCACTCACGGTTGCTGGTGACCGGTCGGGACCTCGACGACGTCCGCGGGTTCATCCACGCCAAGGACCTGCTCACCGTGCCGGCGGAGGCCGCCTCCCGGCCGGTGCCGCTGCGCCTGGTCAGGCGCATGCTCGACGTGCCCTGCGACCGCTCGCTCGAGGACCTCCTCCTCGGGATGCGGCGGGCCAGGGTCCATGTGGCCGTGGTTCGAGACCCGGATGGTCGCACCGCGGGCCTGGTCACCCTGGAGGACCTCGTCGAGGAGCTGGTGGGCGACATCCTCGACGAGTCCGACCGGCCCTCGTCGAAGCGCTCGTGA